From one Musa acuminata AAA Group cultivar baxijiao chromosome BXJ2-6, Cavendish_Baxijiao_AAA, whole genome shotgun sequence genomic stretch:
- the LOC103971123 gene encoding sister chromatid cohesion 1 protein 4 isoform X3, with product MFYSQFILAKKGPLGTIWIAAHLERKLRKNQVADTDIGVSVDSILFPEAPIALRLSSHLLLGVVRIYSRKVNYLFHDCSEALLKIKQAFRSTAVDLPPEESTAPYHSITLPETFHLDDFELPDSAGDFVDHHVSTKEQITLQDTMDGTGYSTLQFGLDERFGDGNASQIRLDLDEDLFLEDSHPSSQLASSNVAPGECAVHQGQSSSSIPLTQMDIDHDQNGLVEDNDTEATKELSNSHERHTHPSILYMKKNDIYNIQTPDLNEVFSPNDHVEGPSAAPSQSFVGSIADGVPTPDLAECPHAPPTPGLMEEMFLGNMHEGPALSPQTKPSSSFDEVLKHGNSNLQNGHPDSVTDSGVMPEVTVAPDSANIVQVVVSPTSELVEHKEQVTATVETEMECQQKNSSDLQNGYVCSETKDLTVDEQIQDNGEAMPPEVAQIESLVSSNASYEESNSKAHVDRSQVDTEVAISNSCGVEGQPSGCCSTEHVEDVNPSLNGDASALSSDFHLRSFTSEINQVKILSAQDKTSAQNICGVSIEEPSVPSQTPGQENKLHDSESSFELQGKDSNGANTTDADLEVRENPQDVLTGSAVDVSNTDELLADLSQKDTQKNQLNCSLSSEFPEPEKMLLASTGDVDHANELSQVTEEKGVIESDGSVNRITSLSGKKRRPMETISALQNGSSGKIYGRSRLRKNTEYVPDDDDLLASILVGKKTPLLRIGSTPPHKATSPKRPRLAPRLCMPKRKVLLDDTTVLHADAIRQQLMNTEDIRRMRKKAPCTRPEIWMIQKSSLEDEIFNEPMMTGISSIMNDLHTRRYDPETTRNYSCAEVQSSTSKNGCDDQKHSVPFLPLLEHSGNDGSCMMLPTEINNGKDAGVGTPMPSAAPSSEYEQPRDGSSVMNDEAKHFTENDSTIDLASAGGDSKDRMVDNNALAIADDDHIMHIEEAHASNDASTVDRGMGPPDAITSSDPQDMCAVAEANGEALISELDNVNRESEGHLVTDPVPGTDDRIIEEEIVGAKVENEEKLMHEGNLISDVICSERLETVSSSPSQINNESGNVPSAIRENSSFQEFIPDGGIIVESTPMDLVTGKECSDFCSTIDGNDTEFLNVDDEIEYHEGDDDVPNAEGGSLENSGWSSRTRGVARYLKILFDEEFGRGRKSVAMDQLIAGKTRKEASRMFFETLVLKTKDFIQVEQERPSDYITIRPRSKLLKAEF from the exons ATGTTCTATTCTCAGTTTATTTTGGCCAAGAAGGGGCCGCTTGGAACTATATGGATCGCGGCGCATTTGGAGCGGAAGCTGCGGAAGAATCAGGTGGCGGATACTGATATTGGCGTCTCTGTAG ATTCAATACTTTTCCCTGAAGCTCCAATAGCACTTCGGTTATCAAGTCATCTGCTCCTAGGTGTTGTGAGAATATACTCTCGGAAGGTGAACTATCTCTTCCATGACTGCAGTGAGGCTTTGCTTAAGATAAAACAGGCTTTCAGATCGACTGCGGTGGATCTTCCTCCTGAAGAATCTACTGCACCTTATCATTCCATCACTTTGCCAGAGACTTTTCACCTTGATGATTTTGAACTGCCTGATAGTGCAGG TGATTTTGTTGATCACCATGTCAGTACAAAAGAGCAGATCACACTTCAAGATACTATGGATGGCACGGGATATTCGACATTGCAATTTGGATTGGATG AAAGATTTGGTGATGGTAATGCTTCCCAGATTCGTTTAGACCTTGATGAG GACTTGTTCTTGGAGGATAGTCATCCTTCTTCTCAGCTTGCTTCAAGTAATGTTGCACCTGGTGAATG TGCTGTGCACCAGGGTCAATCTTCATCCTCTATTCCTCTAACTCAGATGGATATTGACCATGACCAAAATGGTTTAGTTGAAGATAATGATACTGAAGCAACAAAAGAACTTTCTAATTCGCATGAGAGGCATACTCATCCAAGTATACTATATATGAAAAAGAATGACATATACAACATTCAGACTCCTGATCTCAATGAAGTCTTTTCTCCAAACGATCATGTTGAAGGGCCTTCTGCAGCACCAAGTCAAAGTTTTGTTGGATCAATTGCTGATGGTGTCCCGACACCAGATCTGGCTGAATGTCCTCATGCTCCTCCAACTCCTGGTTTGATGGAAGAGATGTTCTTGGGTAACATGCATGAAGGTCCTGCTTTGAGTCCCCAGACGAAACCTTCATCATCTTTTGATGAAGTCCTCAAGCATGGAAATTCTAACTTGCAGAATGGACATCCAGATTCAGTGACTGACAGTGGTGTCATGCCTGAGGTGACTGTGGCCCCTGATTCAGCAAATATTGTACAAGTAGTAGTTTCCCCTACTTCAGAACTAGTTGAACATAAAGAACAGGTAACTGCAACTGTTGAAACTGAAATGGAATGTCAACAGAAGAATTCCAGTGATTTGCAGAATGGATATGTTTGTAGCGAAACAAAAGACCTAACAGTTGATGAACAAATACAAGATAATGGAGAGGCCATGCCTCCTGAAGTAGCTCAGATTGAAAGTTTAGTATCTTCCAATGCCTCATATGAAGAATCAAATTCAAAAGCTCATGTGGACAGATCTCAAGTTGATACTGAAGTAGCCATTAGCAATTCATGTGGGGTTGAAGGTCAGCCATCAGGTTGTTGCAGTACAGAACATGTAGAAGATGTGAACCCTTCCCTCAATGGAGATGCTTCTGCACTTAGTTCAGATTTTCATTTGAGATCCTTTACCTCAGAAATCAATCAAGTCAAAATACTCTCTGCACAAGATAAGACTTCAGCACAAAACATTTGTGGAGTTTCGATTGAAGAACCAAGTGTTCCTTCGCAAACACCAGGGCAAGAGAATAAGCTGCATGATAGTGAATCTTCATTTGAGTTGCAAG gcAAAGATTCTAATGGTGCTAATACTACAGATGCTGATCTGGAGGTAAGGGAAAACCCCCAAGATGTACTGACAGGATCTGCTGTAGACGTTAGCAACACAGATGAGTTATTGGCTGATCTATCTCAAAAAGACACCCAAAAGAATCAGTTGAACTGTTCTTTGAGTTCTGAATTCCCTGAACCTGAAAAGATGCTCTTAGCTTCTACTGGAGATGTTGACCATGCAAATGAGTTAAGCCAGGTAACTGAAGAAAAGGGAGTCATAGAGTCTGATGGTAGTGTTAACAGGATCACAAGTCTCTCTGGGAAAAAGCGCCGTCCAATGGAGACTATATCAGCTTTGCAAAATGGTAGCTCAGGGAAAATATATGGAAGGTCACGATTGAGAAAAAACACTGAATATGttcctgatgatgatgatttgttgGCATCTATATTAG TTGGGAAAAAGACTCCACTTTTGAGGATAGGGTCTACACCTCCCCATAAGGCAACTTCTCCAAAACGTCCTCGATTGGCACCGAGATTGTGCATGCCAAAGAGGAAGGTGCTGTTGGATGATACTACAGTCTTGCATGCTGA TGCAATAAGGCAGCAGCTAATGAATACTGAAGACATACGACGCATGCGCAAGAAGGCACCATGTACACGTCCTGAAATTTGGATGATTCAgaaaagttcactagaagatgAAATTTTCAATGAACCTATGATGACTG GTATATCATCCATAATGAACGACTTACACACCCGAAGATATGATCCTGAAACTACCCGAAATTATTCCTGTG CTGAGGTGCAGAGCAGCACGAGCAAGAACGGATGTGATGATCAAAAGCATTCTGTACCTTTCCTGCCTCTGCTGGAGCACTCAGGTAATGATGGATCATGTATGATGTTGCCGACAGAAATCAATAATGGTAAAGATGCTGGAGTTGGTACTCCCATGCCTTCAGCTGCACCTTCTAGTGAATATGAG CAGCCTAGAGATGGTTCTTCTGTGATGAATGATGAGGCAAAACATTTCACTGAAAATGATTCTACAATAGATTTAGCTTCTGCTGGTGGTGATTCCAAGGACAGGATGGTTGATAACAATGCACTTGCAATTGCGGATGATGATCATATAATGCATATTGAAGAAGCTCATGCCTCCAATGATGCATCCACTGTGGACAGAGGAATGGGGCCGCCAGATGCTATAACCTCAAGTGACCCACAAGATATGTGTGCTGTTGCGGAGGCTAATGGTGAGGCATTGATCTCTGAGCTCGATAATGTTAACCGTGAATCGGAGGGACATTTGGTAACTGATCCGGTTCCTGGAACTGATGATCGTATTATAGAAGAAGAAATAGTGGGTGCAAAGGTGGAGAATGAAGAGAAATTGATGCATGAGGGAAACCTTATCAGTGATGTTATATGTTCTGAAAGGCTTGAAACGGTTTCTTCATCTCCGAGTCAGATAAATAATGAGAGTGGAAATGTTCCATCAGCCATAAGAGAAAACTCTAGCTTTCAGGAATTTATCCCAGATGGTGGTATAATTGTTGAAAGCACTCCCATGGATTTGGTTACTGGAAAAGAGTGTAGC GACTTTTGCAGCACAATTGATGGTAATGATACAG
- the LOC103971123 gene encoding sister chromatid cohesion 1 protein 4 isoform X2, protein MFYSQFILAKKGPLGTIWIAAHLERKLRKNQVADTDIGVSVDSILFPEAPIALRLSSHLLLGVVRIYSRKVNYLFHDCSEALLKIKQAFRSTAVDLPPEESTAPYHSITLPETFHLDDFELPDSAGDFVDHHVSTKEQITLQDTMDGTGYSTLQFGLDERFGDGNASQIRLDLDEDLFLEDSHPSSQLASSNVAPGECAVHQGQSSSSIPLTQMDIDHDQNGLVEDNDTEATKELSNSHERHTHPSILYMKKNDIYNIQTPDLNEVFSPNDHVEGPSAAPSQSFVGSIADGVPTPDLAECPHAPPTPGLMEEMFLGNMHEGPALSPQTKPSSSFDEVLKHGNSNLQNGHPDSVTDSGVMPEVTVAPDSANIVQVVVSPTSELVEHKEQVTATVETEMECQQKNSSDLQNGYVCSETKDLTVDEQIQDNGEAMPPEVAQIESLVSSNASYEESNSKAHVDRSQVDTEVAISNSCGVEGQPSGCCSTEHVEDVNPSLNGDASALSSDFHLRSFTSEINQVKILSAQDKTSAQNICGVSIEEPSVPSQTPGQENKLHDSESSFELQGKDSNGANTTDADLEVRENPQDVLTGSAVDVSNTDELLADLSQKDTQKNQLNCSLSSEFPEPEKMLLASTGDVDHANELSQVTEEKGVIESDGSVNRITSLSGKKRRPMETISALQNGSSGKIYGRSRLRKNTEYVPDDDDLLASILVGKKTPLLRIGSTPPHKATSPKRPRLAPRLCMPKRKVLLDDTTVLHADAIRQQLMNTEDIRRMRKKAPCTRPEIWMIQKSSLEDEIFNEPMMTGISSIMNDLHTRRYDPETTRNYSCENIDGQMQGPSHVSLTAEVQSSTSKNGCDDQKHSVPFLPLLEHSGNDGSCMMLPTEINNGKDAGVGTPMPSAAPSSEYEPRDGSSVMNDEAKHFTENDSTIDLASAGGDSKDRMVDNNALAIADDDHIMHIEEAHASNDASTVDRGMGPPDAITSSDPQDMCAVAEANGEALISELDNVNRESEGHLVTDPVPGTDDRIIEEEIVGAKVENEEKLMHEGNLISDVICSERLETVSSSPSQINNESGNVPSAIRENSSFQEFIPDGGIIVESTPMDLVTGKECSDFCSTIDGNDTEFLNVDDEIEYHEGDDDVPNAEGGSLENSGWSSRTRGVARYLKILFDEEFGRGRKSVAMDQLIAGKTRKEASRMFFETLVLKTKDFIQVEQERPSDYITIRPRSKLLKAEF, encoded by the exons ATGTTCTATTCTCAGTTTATTTTGGCCAAGAAGGGGCCGCTTGGAACTATATGGATCGCGGCGCATTTGGAGCGGAAGCTGCGGAAGAATCAGGTGGCGGATACTGATATTGGCGTCTCTGTAG ATTCAATACTTTTCCCTGAAGCTCCAATAGCACTTCGGTTATCAAGTCATCTGCTCCTAGGTGTTGTGAGAATATACTCTCGGAAGGTGAACTATCTCTTCCATGACTGCAGTGAGGCTTTGCTTAAGATAAAACAGGCTTTCAGATCGACTGCGGTGGATCTTCCTCCTGAAGAATCTACTGCACCTTATCATTCCATCACTTTGCCAGAGACTTTTCACCTTGATGATTTTGAACTGCCTGATAGTGCAGG TGATTTTGTTGATCACCATGTCAGTACAAAAGAGCAGATCACACTTCAAGATACTATGGATGGCACGGGATATTCGACATTGCAATTTGGATTGGATG AAAGATTTGGTGATGGTAATGCTTCCCAGATTCGTTTAGACCTTGATGAG GACTTGTTCTTGGAGGATAGTCATCCTTCTTCTCAGCTTGCTTCAAGTAATGTTGCACCTGGTGAATG TGCTGTGCACCAGGGTCAATCTTCATCCTCTATTCCTCTAACTCAGATGGATATTGACCATGACCAAAATGGTTTAGTTGAAGATAATGATACTGAAGCAACAAAAGAACTTTCTAATTCGCATGAGAGGCATACTCATCCAAGTATACTATATATGAAAAAGAATGACATATACAACATTCAGACTCCTGATCTCAATGAAGTCTTTTCTCCAAACGATCATGTTGAAGGGCCTTCTGCAGCACCAAGTCAAAGTTTTGTTGGATCAATTGCTGATGGTGTCCCGACACCAGATCTGGCTGAATGTCCTCATGCTCCTCCAACTCCTGGTTTGATGGAAGAGATGTTCTTGGGTAACATGCATGAAGGTCCTGCTTTGAGTCCCCAGACGAAACCTTCATCATCTTTTGATGAAGTCCTCAAGCATGGAAATTCTAACTTGCAGAATGGACATCCAGATTCAGTGACTGACAGTGGTGTCATGCCTGAGGTGACTGTGGCCCCTGATTCAGCAAATATTGTACAAGTAGTAGTTTCCCCTACTTCAGAACTAGTTGAACATAAAGAACAGGTAACTGCAACTGTTGAAACTGAAATGGAATGTCAACAGAAGAATTCCAGTGATTTGCAGAATGGATATGTTTGTAGCGAAACAAAAGACCTAACAGTTGATGAACAAATACAAGATAATGGAGAGGCCATGCCTCCTGAAGTAGCTCAGATTGAAAGTTTAGTATCTTCCAATGCCTCATATGAAGAATCAAATTCAAAAGCTCATGTGGACAGATCTCAAGTTGATACTGAAGTAGCCATTAGCAATTCATGTGGGGTTGAAGGTCAGCCATCAGGTTGTTGCAGTACAGAACATGTAGAAGATGTGAACCCTTCCCTCAATGGAGATGCTTCTGCACTTAGTTCAGATTTTCATTTGAGATCCTTTACCTCAGAAATCAATCAAGTCAAAATACTCTCTGCACAAGATAAGACTTCAGCACAAAACATTTGTGGAGTTTCGATTGAAGAACCAAGTGTTCCTTCGCAAACACCAGGGCAAGAGAATAAGCTGCATGATAGTGAATCTTCATTTGAGTTGCAAG gcAAAGATTCTAATGGTGCTAATACTACAGATGCTGATCTGGAGGTAAGGGAAAACCCCCAAGATGTACTGACAGGATCTGCTGTAGACGTTAGCAACACAGATGAGTTATTGGCTGATCTATCTCAAAAAGACACCCAAAAGAATCAGTTGAACTGTTCTTTGAGTTCTGAATTCCCTGAACCTGAAAAGATGCTCTTAGCTTCTACTGGAGATGTTGACCATGCAAATGAGTTAAGCCAGGTAACTGAAGAAAAGGGAGTCATAGAGTCTGATGGTAGTGTTAACAGGATCACAAGTCTCTCTGGGAAAAAGCGCCGTCCAATGGAGACTATATCAGCTTTGCAAAATGGTAGCTCAGGGAAAATATATGGAAGGTCACGATTGAGAAAAAACACTGAATATGttcctgatgatgatgatttgttgGCATCTATATTAG TTGGGAAAAAGACTCCACTTTTGAGGATAGGGTCTACACCTCCCCATAAGGCAACTTCTCCAAAACGTCCTCGATTGGCACCGAGATTGTGCATGCCAAAGAGGAAGGTGCTGTTGGATGATACTACAGTCTTGCATGCTGA TGCAATAAGGCAGCAGCTAATGAATACTGAAGACATACGACGCATGCGCAAGAAGGCACCATGTACACGTCCTGAAATTTGGATGATTCAgaaaagttcactagaagatgAAATTTTCAATGAACCTATGATGACTG GTATATCATCCATAATGAACGACTTACACACCCGAAGATATGATCCTGAAACTACCCGAAATTATTCCTGTG AAAATATTGATGGTCAAATGCAAGGACCATCTCATGTTTCTTTAACAGCTGAGGTGCAGAGCAGCACGAGCAAGAACGGATGTGATGATCAAAAGCATTCTGTACCTTTCCTGCCTCTGCTGGAGCACTCAGGTAATGATGGATCATGTATGATGTTGCCGACAGAAATCAATAATGGTAAAGATGCTGGAGTTGGTACTCCCATGCCTTCAGCTGCACCTTCTAGTGAATATGAG CCTAGAGATGGTTCTTCTGTGATGAATGATGAGGCAAAACATTTCACTGAAAATGATTCTACAATAGATTTAGCTTCTGCTGGTGGTGATTCCAAGGACAGGATGGTTGATAACAATGCACTTGCAATTGCGGATGATGATCATATAATGCATATTGAAGAAGCTCATGCCTCCAATGATGCATCCACTGTGGACAGAGGAATGGGGCCGCCAGATGCTATAACCTCAAGTGACCCACAAGATATGTGTGCTGTTGCGGAGGCTAATGGTGAGGCATTGATCTCTGAGCTCGATAATGTTAACCGTGAATCGGAGGGACATTTGGTAACTGATCCGGTTCCTGGAACTGATGATCGTATTATAGAAGAAGAAATAGTGGGTGCAAAGGTGGAGAATGAAGAGAAATTGATGCATGAGGGAAACCTTATCAGTGATGTTATATGTTCTGAAAGGCTTGAAACGGTTTCTTCATCTCCGAGTCAGATAAATAATGAGAGTGGAAATGTTCCATCAGCCATAAGAGAAAACTCTAGCTTTCAGGAATTTATCCCAGATGGTGGTATAATTGTTGAAAGCACTCCCATGGATTTGGTTACTGGAAAAGAGTGTAGC GACTTTTGCAGCACAATTGATGGTAATGATACAG
- the LOC103971123 gene encoding sister chromatid cohesion 1 protein 4 isoform X1, producing the protein MFYSQFILAKKGPLGTIWIAAHLERKLRKNQVADTDIGVSVDSILFPEAPIALRLSSHLLLGVVRIYSRKVNYLFHDCSEALLKIKQAFRSTAVDLPPEESTAPYHSITLPETFHLDDFELPDSAGDFVDHHVSTKEQITLQDTMDGTGYSTLQFGLDERFGDGNASQIRLDLDEDLFLEDSHPSSQLASSNVAPGECAVHQGQSSSSIPLTQMDIDHDQNGLVEDNDTEATKELSNSHERHTHPSILYMKKNDIYNIQTPDLNEVFSPNDHVEGPSAAPSQSFVGSIADGVPTPDLAECPHAPPTPGLMEEMFLGNMHEGPALSPQTKPSSSFDEVLKHGNSNLQNGHPDSVTDSGVMPEVTVAPDSANIVQVVVSPTSELVEHKEQVTATVETEMECQQKNSSDLQNGYVCSETKDLTVDEQIQDNGEAMPPEVAQIESLVSSNASYEESNSKAHVDRSQVDTEVAISNSCGVEGQPSGCCSTEHVEDVNPSLNGDASALSSDFHLRSFTSEINQVKILSAQDKTSAQNICGVSIEEPSVPSQTPGQENKLHDSESSFELQGKDSNGANTTDADLEVRENPQDVLTGSAVDVSNTDELLADLSQKDTQKNQLNCSLSSEFPEPEKMLLASTGDVDHANELSQVTEEKGVIESDGSVNRITSLSGKKRRPMETISALQNGSSGKIYGRSRLRKNTEYVPDDDDLLASILVGKKTPLLRIGSTPPHKATSPKRPRLAPRLCMPKRKVLLDDTTVLHADAIRQQLMNTEDIRRMRKKAPCTRPEIWMIQKSSLEDEIFNEPMMTGISSIMNDLHTRRYDPETTRNYSCENIDGQMQGPSHVSLTAEVQSSTSKNGCDDQKHSVPFLPLLEHSGNDGSCMMLPTEINNGKDAGVGTPMPSAAPSSEYEQPRDGSSVMNDEAKHFTENDSTIDLASAGGDSKDRMVDNNALAIADDDHIMHIEEAHASNDASTVDRGMGPPDAITSSDPQDMCAVAEANGEALISELDNVNRESEGHLVTDPVPGTDDRIIEEEIVGAKVENEEKLMHEGNLISDVICSERLETVSSSPSQINNESGNVPSAIRENSSFQEFIPDGGIIVESTPMDLVTGKECSDFCSTIDGNDTEFLNVDDEIEYHEGDDDVPNAEGGSLENSGWSSRTRGVARYLKILFDEEFGRGRKSVAMDQLIAGKTRKEASRMFFETLVLKTKDFIQVEQERPSDYITIRPRSKLLKAEF; encoded by the exons ATGTTCTATTCTCAGTTTATTTTGGCCAAGAAGGGGCCGCTTGGAACTATATGGATCGCGGCGCATTTGGAGCGGAAGCTGCGGAAGAATCAGGTGGCGGATACTGATATTGGCGTCTCTGTAG ATTCAATACTTTTCCCTGAAGCTCCAATAGCACTTCGGTTATCAAGTCATCTGCTCCTAGGTGTTGTGAGAATATACTCTCGGAAGGTGAACTATCTCTTCCATGACTGCAGTGAGGCTTTGCTTAAGATAAAACAGGCTTTCAGATCGACTGCGGTGGATCTTCCTCCTGAAGAATCTACTGCACCTTATCATTCCATCACTTTGCCAGAGACTTTTCACCTTGATGATTTTGAACTGCCTGATAGTGCAGG TGATTTTGTTGATCACCATGTCAGTACAAAAGAGCAGATCACACTTCAAGATACTATGGATGGCACGGGATATTCGACATTGCAATTTGGATTGGATG AAAGATTTGGTGATGGTAATGCTTCCCAGATTCGTTTAGACCTTGATGAG GACTTGTTCTTGGAGGATAGTCATCCTTCTTCTCAGCTTGCTTCAAGTAATGTTGCACCTGGTGAATG TGCTGTGCACCAGGGTCAATCTTCATCCTCTATTCCTCTAACTCAGATGGATATTGACCATGACCAAAATGGTTTAGTTGAAGATAATGATACTGAAGCAACAAAAGAACTTTCTAATTCGCATGAGAGGCATACTCATCCAAGTATACTATATATGAAAAAGAATGACATATACAACATTCAGACTCCTGATCTCAATGAAGTCTTTTCTCCAAACGATCATGTTGAAGGGCCTTCTGCAGCACCAAGTCAAAGTTTTGTTGGATCAATTGCTGATGGTGTCCCGACACCAGATCTGGCTGAATGTCCTCATGCTCCTCCAACTCCTGGTTTGATGGAAGAGATGTTCTTGGGTAACATGCATGAAGGTCCTGCTTTGAGTCCCCAGACGAAACCTTCATCATCTTTTGATGAAGTCCTCAAGCATGGAAATTCTAACTTGCAGAATGGACATCCAGATTCAGTGACTGACAGTGGTGTCATGCCTGAGGTGACTGTGGCCCCTGATTCAGCAAATATTGTACAAGTAGTAGTTTCCCCTACTTCAGAACTAGTTGAACATAAAGAACAGGTAACTGCAACTGTTGAAACTGAAATGGAATGTCAACAGAAGAATTCCAGTGATTTGCAGAATGGATATGTTTGTAGCGAAACAAAAGACCTAACAGTTGATGAACAAATACAAGATAATGGAGAGGCCATGCCTCCTGAAGTAGCTCAGATTGAAAGTTTAGTATCTTCCAATGCCTCATATGAAGAATCAAATTCAAAAGCTCATGTGGACAGATCTCAAGTTGATACTGAAGTAGCCATTAGCAATTCATGTGGGGTTGAAGGTCAGCCATCAGGTTGTTGCAGTACAGAACATGTAGAAGATGTGAACCCTTCCCTCAATGGAGATGCTTCTGCACTTAGTTCAGATTTTCATTTGAGATCCTTTACCTCAGAAATCAATCAAGTCAAAATACTCTCTGCACAAGATAAGACTTCAGCACAAAACATTTGTGGAGTTTCGATTGAAGAACCAAGTGTTCCTTCGCAAACACCAGGGCAAGAGAATAAGCTGCATGATAGTGAATCTTCATTTGAGTTGCAAG gcAAAGATTCTAATGGTGCTAATACTACAGATGCTGATCTGGAGGTAAGGGAAAACCCCCAAGATGTACTGACAGGATCTGCTGTAGACGTTAGCAACACAGATGAGTTATTGGCTGATCTATCTCAAAAAGACACCCAAAAGAATCAGTTGAACTGTTCTTTGAGTTCTGAATTCCCTGAACCTGAAAAGATGCTCTTAGCTTCTACTGGAGATGTTGACCATGCAAATGAGTTAAGCCAGGTAACTGAAGAAAAGGGAGTCATAGAGTCTGATGGTAGTGTTAACAGGATCACAAGTCTCTCTGGGAAAAAGCGCCGTCCAATGGAGACTATATCAGCTTTGCAAAATGGTAGCTCAGGGAAAATATATGGAAGGTCACGATTGAGAAAAAACACTGAATATGttcctgatgatgatgatttgttgGCATCTATATTAG TTGGGAAAAAGACTCCACTTTTGAGGATAGGGTCTACACCTCCCCATAAGGCAACTTCTCCAAAACGTCCTCGATTGGCACCGAGATTGTGCATGCCAAAGAGGAAGGTGCTGTTGGATGATACTACAGTCTTGCATGCTGA TGCAATAAGGCAGCAGCTAATGAATACTGAAGACATACGACGCATGCGCAAGAAGGCACCATGTACACGTCCTGAAATTTGGATGATTCAgaaaagttcactagaagatgAAATTTTCAATGAACCTATGATGACTG GTATATCATCCATAATGAACGACTTACACACCCGAAGATATGATCCTGAAACTACCCGAAATTATTCCTGTG AAAATATTGATGGTCAAATGCAAGGACCATCTCATGTTTCTTTAACAGCTGAGGTGCAGAGCAGCACGAGCAAGAACGGATGTGATGATCAAAAGCATTCTGTACCTTTCCTGCCTCTGCTGGAGCACTCAGGTAATGATGGATCATGTATGATGTTGCCGACAGAAATCAATAATGGTAAAGATGCTGGAGTTGGTACTCCCATGCCTTCAGCTGCACCTTCTAGTGAATATGAG CAGCCTAGAGATGGTTCTTCTGTGATGAATGATGAGGCAAAACATTTCACTGAAAATGATTCTACAATAGATTTAGCTTCTGCTGGTGGTGATTCCAAGGACAGGATGGTTGATAACAATGCACTTGCAATTGCGGATGATGATCATATAATGCATATTGAAGAAGCTCATGCCTCCAATGATGCATCCACTGTGGACAGAGGAATGGGGCCGCCAGATGCTATAACCTCAAGTGACCCACAAGATATGTGTGCTGTTGCGGAGGCTAATGGTGAGGCATTGATCTCTGAGCTCGATAATGTTAACCGTGAATCGGAGGGACATTTGGTAACTGATCCGGTTCCTGGAACTGATGATCGTATTATAGAAGAAGAAATAGTGGGTGCAAAGGTGGAGAATGAAGAGAAATTGATGCATGAGGGAAACCTTATCAGTGATGTTATATGTTCTGAAAGGCTTGAAACGGTTTCTTCATCTCCGAGTCAGATAAATAATGAGAGTGGAAATGTTCCATCAGCCATAAGAGAAAACTCTAGCTTTCAGGAATTTATCCCAGATGGTGGTATAATTGTTGAAAGCACTCCCATGGATTTGGTTACTGGAAAAGAGTGTAGC GACTTTTGCAGCACAATTGATGGTAATGATACAG